A region of candidate division Zixibacteria bacterium HGW-Zixibacteria-1 DNA encodes the following proteins:
- a CDS encoding DNA methyltransferase: MLILKALQRFAGDVTAKLSQVTAGDPEDQLRGPFENLMSDAALELAHNLVCTGEARLAGRLGRPDFAVHLNKLLVGYVELKAPGTGVNTRRFTGHNREQWKRFQSLPNLLYCDGNEWALYRSGVLIDKVVKLSGDVTSKGKNAVKADDADDIAKIIRKFLAWEPSIPTGRNNKIDLLGFAKLLAPLCRLLRDNVTDALNDTESPLVELAKDWRKLLFPDASDEQFADAYAQTVAFALLLGRSEGADPLTLSSAVETLAAQHSLLSRALQVLTDPRVHTEISSSLDLLIRVIAVVPPATLSGPEDPWLYFYEDFLATYDAKLRKDAGAYYTPVEVVRAQVRLIDDLLVNRLGKRLGFADSEVVTLDPATGTGTYLLGVIEHALNRIRLEQGAGAVPGRASSMAANLYGFEIMVGPFAVTELRVSRALRDQGAELPKDGTHIYLTDTLESPDVVPPQLSLYLKPISDQHARALEVKSKVPVIVCLGNPPYDRHEAAVSGNKAQTGGWVRWGDDGEGKGALFRDFLDPALEAGHGVHVKNLYNLYIYFWRWALWKVFEHEIAHGPGIVSFITASSYLEGNAFSGMREHMRRVCDEIWIIDLGGEGRGTRKSENVFAIQTPVAIAVAMRSGKLKNKQPAKVHYARIEGGRKEKLQSLNDLHILASLKWQECSKGWQTPFKPEGKGEYFSWPLLTNILPWQHSGIECKRTWPIGPDKETLKKRWRKLLNAENRATLFRETPDRLVSGKYKIALTSNSSSTPIAQLPKNAPYPPIYMCAFRSFDRQHIIADARLMSRPRPDLWRCHGQKQVYMTSLLNHPLGRGPALTSCSEIPDRHHLRGSYGGKDILPLYRDAKSAEANILQGLLEMLEKEYKTKILPEEFIAYIYGTLAQPAFTERFSKELITRELHVPITKNKILFKKIRDIGAYLLWLHTYGERFIPKTERKGSIPPGAARCIKAVPGNPDEYPEGFVFDETKKKLYVGCGEFSPVQREVFEFEVSGLKVVQSWLKYRMKKGAGRKSSPLDDIRPERWTSQFTTQLLELLWVLEATIAIYPKQAKLLEDVIAGACFKAAELPKVPERMRKPPASRKADHDLFDNMK; encoded by the coding sequence ATGTTGATATTAAAGGCCCTGCAGAGATTCGCCGGTGATGTGACAGCGAAACTATCACAAGTAACTGCCGGCGATCCGGAAGATCAACTTCGAGGTCCCTTCGAGAATCTAATGTCCGATGCGGCTTTGGAATTGGCACATAATCTTGTTTGTACCGGCGAGGCCAGGCTTGCAGGACGCTTGGGACGCCCCGATTTTGCCGTTCATCTAAATAAACTCTTGGTCGGTTACGTGGAACTAAAAGCACCCGGTACAGGAGTAAACACAAGACGCTTTACAGGGCATAATCGAGAACAATGGAAACGGTTTCAGTCTCTGCCCAATCTGCTCTATTGCGACGGCAATGAATGGGCTCTGTATCGTAGTGGCGTTCTTATTGATAAAGTGGTAAAACTCTCCGGCGATGTTACATCAAAGGGCAAGAATGCTGTTAAGGCTGATGATGCCGATGACATTGCGAAAATAATACGGAAATTTCTGGCTTGGGAGCCTTCTATTCCCACTGGCAGAAACAATAAAATAGATCTCTTGGGTTTTGCCAAATTACTGGCACCACTTTGCCGGCTATTACGAGATAATGTCACAGATGCCCTGAATGATACCGAATCCCCATTGGTTGAGCTTGCCAAAGACTGGCGAAAATTACTTTTCCCTGATGCCTCTGACGAACAGTTTGCGGACGCGTATGCCCAGACCGTTGCTTTTGCGCTTCTTCTGGGCCGTAGCGAGGGAGCTGATCCACTCACTCTTTCAAGTGCGGTCGAAACTTTGGCGGCGCAACATAGTCTTCTTTCTCGCGCCTTGCAAGTCCTCACCGATCCCCGGGTACATACGGAAATATCCTCATCTCTTGACTTATTGATTCGTGTCATTGCAGTGGTGCCACCTGCTACACTCAGCGGACCCGAAGACCCATGGCTTTATTTTTACGAAGACTTTCTGGCCACCTATGACGCGAAATTGCGTAAGGACGCCGGGGCTTATTATACTCCCGTGGAAGTTGTCCGTGCGCAGGTGCGGCTGATTGACGATCTTCTGGTCAATCGCCTTGGTAAAAGATTAGGTTTTGCCGATAGTGAAGTCGTCACATTGGATCCAGCCACCGGAACTGGTACTTATTTGCTGGGAGTTATTGAACATGCTTTGAACCGTATAAGGTTGGAGCAAGGCGCTGGCGCGGTGCCGGGTCGGGCATCATCCATGGCCGCGAATCTATACGGTTTTGAAATTATGGTGGGGCCATTTGCCGTCACTGAATTACGTGTCAGCCGCGCCCTGCGCGACCAGGGCGCCGAACTTCCAAAAGATGGAACCCATATTTATCTTACGGATACATTGGAAAGCCCGGATGTTGTACCGCCGCAACTTTCATTATACCTGAAACCAATTTCGGATCAGCATGCTCGTGCCCTTGAGGTTAAAAGCAAAGTCCCTGTCATCGTATGTCTGGGAAATCCGCCGTATGACAGGCATGAAGCCGCTGTTTCCGGCAATAAAGCACAAACAGGCGGATGGGTGCGCTGGGGTGACGATGGCGAGGGTAAAGGAGCACTCTTTCGCGATTTTCTCGATCCCGCACTGGAAGCAGGCCACGGTGTTCATGTAAAAAATCTATATAACCTGTATATTTATTTCTGGCGTTGGGCTTTATGGAAGGTTTTTGAACATGAGATCGCTCATGGGCCCGGTATCGTCAGCTTTATCACAGCTTCCAGTTACCTTGAAGGCAATGCCTTCAGTGGAATGCGTGAACACATGCGCCGGGTCTGCGATGAAATATGGATAATTGATCTTGGCGGCGAGGGGCGCGGAACACGCAAATCAGAAAACGTTTTTGCTATCCAAACACCGGTTGCGATTGCAGTTGCCATGCGCTCCGGGAAGTTAAAGAATAAACAGCCGGCAAAAGTGCATTATGCGCGCATTGAGGGTGGCCGTAAAGAGAAATTGCAATCACTCAATGACCTACACATTCTCGCGTCACTAAAATGGCAAGAGTGCTCTAAGGGTTGGCAGACGCCATTTAAGCCTGAAGGAAAGGGCGAGTATTTCTCCTGGCCATTATTAACAAATATTTTACCATGGCAACATTCAGGGATTGAATGTAAACGAACTTGGCCTATAGGTCCCGATAAGGAGACTTTGAAAAAAAGGTGGCGCAAGCTTCTAAATGCGGAAAATCGCGCCACTCTATTTAGAGAAACACCGGATCGATTGGTATCAGGCAAATATAAAATTGCTTTAACCTCTAATTCTTCATCGACGCCTATAGCTCAGTTGCCCAAAAATGCCCCCTACCCTCCTATTTATATGTGCGCATTCCGTTCTTTCGACAGACAACATATAATTGCGGATGCTCGCCTCATGTCACGACCCAGACCTGACCTTTGGCGATGTCATGGACAAAAACAAGTGTATATGACAAGCCTTTTAAACCACCCATTGGGAAGAGGGCCAGCCTTAACATCTTGTTCCGAGATTCCAGATCGCCATCATCTCCGCGGCTCTTACGGCGGTAAAGACATATTGCCATTATATCGAGACGCGAAGTCGGCAGAAGCTAATATCCTACAAGGTTTGCTTGAAATGCTTGAAAAGGAATACAAGACAAAAATCTTACCGGAAGAGTTTATTGCTTATATATATGGCACTCTCGCCCAGCCTGCTTTTACCGAGAGATTTAGTAAAGAACTGATAACGCGCGAATTGCATGTTCCAATTACAAAAAACAAGATTCTTTTTAAAAAAATACGCGATATTGGCGCATATCTACTCTGGTTACATACCTATGGCGAACGATTCATACCCAAGACCGAGCGCAAAGGCAGCATACCGCCCGGCGCTGCCAGATGTATCAAAGCAGTTCCTGGTAATCCTGATGAATATCCCGAGGGATTTGTATTTGATGAGACAAAGAAGAAGTTGTATGTCGGTTGCGGGGAATTCAGCCCTGTCCAACGCGAGGTGTTTGAATTTGAAGTATCGGGGTTGAAAGTAGTACAATCCTGGCTTAAGTACCGCATGAAAAAAGGCGCAGGCCGAAAATCATCACCGCTTGATGATATTCGACCCGAACGCTGGACGAGTCAATTCACCACCCAATTGCTGGAATTGTTATGGGTTTTGGAAGCAACCATCGCAATTTATCCTAAACAGGCCAAACTGCTTGAAGATGTCATCGCTGGAGCCTGTTTCAAGGCTGCCGAATTGCCTAAGGTCCCGGAAAGAATGCGCAAACCGCCCGCTTCCCGCAAAGCCGACCATGACTTGTTTGACAATATGAAATAA